The genomic stretch TCGCCCGGCATTCGATCCGCCCGAACGATGGTGGGCGCGATGAACATCACCTTGCGCAGCGAGGCCTGTGGGCCGTGCGGCTGAAGCCGGAAGTGGCCCCGCCGCCAATGCGTTGAAACTGCGCTACGACCGTCGACAGGAGCGGCATCCGGCTGGTCGGAGAGATCGCCCGCACCGGCCAGTGCCACTGGGCCCAGAAGGTAGCGGTCATACAGCTTCTCGATCTCGCGCTGACGCTCCTCGCGCTTGCGCCGCCCGAGCCCCGAGAACTGCCGAGGCGCTTCGCTGTAGGGCCGCTTCTGCGTGACCTCCGCGTCATCCAGCCCGAGGTACAGCAGCACTTTCACGACGTAGTCGAGCAGTTCGCGGTTGATCGGGCGGAGTACCGCCGCCGCCTCCTCGTTGACCGTGCCATCGGGCTCACGGCAGACCTCTTCGATGGTCCGCTCCAACACGGCGCTCAGCGGCTCGTCCTCGTCTTGGACTCTGAGCATGAGCGTCAGGCTCACAACGCCGGGGTGCGGAGTGCTCACTTCCTGGTGCGCTACGACGGTGATCGCGCGATGTGCAGGAGCGTCCACGGCTTCAACGCCGTGAGAAAACACCTGGATCGCGTCCAGCGTGCCGCAGAGGTGCGGCTCGCCGAGCGGTGGCAGAACGCACATCGCTGGCACCGGCGTGCGGAAGTAGCGCATCGGCAGGTCTTGTGACCAATCCGTTTCGCGCAGCAAGGAAGTGAGTGCGGGTGTCGGCTCGTACAGCGAACCGCCGCGCCACCAGTGCGCCAGCCAAGGTGTCACGTCGAGCAAGGCGTTGTTGCACTGTTGATCGCTGTGCTTCTTCATGTACGGGCGGACGCTGTGCACGGTCCCGTCGTGCGCTGACACGAACGGCACCGCCGGGTCGGACAGCGCCAGGCGAGCCGAGCGTATGCCGGGGAGCTCGTCCACGACGCGCTGCCAGGCGTCCAGCACGCCGCAGGCGCGCATCCGCACCGGCAAAGGCAGACCGCTGTAGTCCGTTGCCTGGGTCCGCTGATGCGCGAGCAGCGCGTTCATGATCCTCTCGTCGAGCGGTGCCTCCTCGATACGCAGAACAGCAGGTGTCGCATAGGGGGGAAGCGGGACCGCACCCGTGCTGGCCCTGAGGGTTGCCGCGCGGCGTTCGGGCCGCGACCCAATTGGCGCAGCCAGAAGCGATCGTTTCATCAGCGTCCTTTGTCTCTAGCAGGAAAGCCCGGCGCGGGGTGCAGGGCACCAGTCGGTGCGCCCGCCCACTGCTCGCGCGCCCGGGGTACCGCCGGTGTGGAGGCGATATCGACGGCACGGGCGGCTGGGGCTCTCTGAGGGTGAACCTCAACGCGCGTGTAGCCGGCGGAGGATCAGCCAAGGCCCTCAGTAAATGTGATCTGAACAATTTTGCGCAGGAAACGGATGCAACGTGCCCCTCGTTCGAGGGGACAGCCCGACCCGATCCCGCCAAAACTCATGACATAACACGAAGTTTCACATGAACACGCCCCCCTCGGATGGGGGAACGCCGAGGTTTACGCCGCCGAGCCTCGATAAACTCTGTCCCCCAACAGAGCGCGAGCATGGCGCTGCGTTCATACCAACAACCGAGGGAGTCCATGCACACGTCCATCCTGGCCCACGCCATTCTTCGTGCGGCGGGCGGCTCTTGCCGCGCCCGCTTTTTGAGCCGCTGACCGGGCCACGCATGACGGACCTCTCCTTCCTGCCGGCCGCGATTCAAGCCTTGCTTGCCGGCTACACGCAGAACGACCGGCTGCTTCACCTGCACACGCTGCTGGGCCCCAATGTCCTCTTGGCCGAGCGCATGGCGCTGACCGAGAGCATCGGACCGAGCGGCCCGGACTGCGGCTTCAAGCTGGAGCTGACGGCGCTGAGCGCCGACACGCACCTGGAACTCAAGCAGTTGATCGGCCAGCCCGTGTTGCTGGAGTTGCTGACGCAAGCCAGCCGCACCGCTCTGCGGCCCTTCCACGGCCAGGTCACCGGCTTTTCGCTGCTGGGGGCGGACGGGGGCTTGGCGCGCTATCGATTGACGGTCGAGCCGTGGCTGGCCTTTCTGGCACACCGGCACGACAGCCGCACCTTCCAGAGCCGGACGGTGATGGAGATCGTCGAAGCGGTCTTCGCCGGCTACCAGGGGCAGGGCGCGCTGGCGCCCGCCTGGCGCTGGGACCTGGCAGACCGTGCCGCTTATCCACAACGCTCCCTCTGTACGCAATATCAAGAGAGCGACCTCGCTTTCATCGAGCGCCTGCTGCGGGAAGAAGGCCTGTTTTATTGGTGGGAGCACACCGGTGACGCCGGCAGCAAGACGCTGGGCCAGCACGTGCTGGTGATCGCCGACCACAACGGTGCCTGCAAGCCGAACCGTCAGCCGCGGGTGCGCTACACCCAGCCCGGCGCGACGATGAAAGAAGACAGCCTGCGCAGCTGGCACGGTGAACGCCGGGTGACCACCCAGGCAGTCAGCATGGCGAGCTGGGACTACCGCAGCACGCAGCTGCGGCCCGTCAGCGCCGCGGCCCTGCACCCCGCCGGCGGCATCGCCACGGAATGCCAGGACGTGCCGGGCGTCTATGCCTACGAAGACAGCCATCAAGGGCAGCGGCTGGCGCAGCGACAGCAAGAAGCGCTCGACGCCCGTGGCCGGTTGTATTACGGCGAAGGCACCGTGCGCACCTTTGCGCCCGGCAGCGTGATCACCGTCCTGGACCACCCGCACCACACGGGCGAAGACAAAGACCGCTTCGTGTTGCTGCGCGCCGAACACCGCGCGCGCAGCAACGTGTCGGCCGACCATCGGGCGATGCTCCAAGACCTGCTGCCAGGGCTCCTCGGCACAGAGAAGGAGGATAGCGGTGCGACCAAGGCCGGCAGCCTTGCGAACGACGGCGACGAGCCGCTGTACAGCGTCAAGGTCGTGGCGCTGCCGGCTACCGTGGTGGTGCGTGCGCCCGCGCTCGACGCCGCGCTGAGCCCGCACGCCGGCCTGGACAGTGTGGTCCAGCACCCGCGACCCACCGTCACGGGCACGCAGACCGCCATCGTGGTGGGCCTGGGTGCGCCTATCCACACCGACCGCGACCACCGCATCAAGGTGCAGTTCCACTGGCAACGCGGTGCCCAGGGCAGCCACCGGCTACAAGTGCAGGGGGTCGACAACGCGCCGGCCAGCGATGCCAGCGGCACGTGGGTGCGGGTGGCAACGTCCGTGGCCGGGGCCAACTGGGGCAGCGTCTTCACGCCACGTGTCGGGCAAGAAGTGCTGGTCGCCTTCTTGGATGGCGACATCGACCGACCGGTGGTCATCGGCAGCCTCTACAACGGCGTGGGGCAGGACAACGCGCAGGGCAACCAGGTGAACGGCGGCGCCGCCGGCGCCACCGGCAATGCCCCGGCCTGGTTCCCCGGCTCCCAAGCCGCAGGCCAGCACCAGGGGCACCAGCACGCGGCGGTGATGACGGGGCTCAAGACGCAGGAGCTGTCGGCCAGCCAGAGCGGGGCCGGCGGCTACAACCAGCTGGTGTTCGACGACACGCCGGGGCAGGGCCGCATCCAGCTGGCGAGCACGCAGCATCGCAGCCAGCTGAACCTCGGCCATGCATTGAACCAGAACGACAACCAGCGCCTGCACCCGCGCGGACACGGCAGCGAGCTGGTGACCGAGGCCAGCGGAGCCTTGCGCGCAGGTAGCGGCCTGCTGATCAGCGCTGAGGCTCGGGCAGCGGGCTCGACCGGGGGCACCGCGCAGCTCGACACCCGCGAGGCCGAGCAGCAGCTACAGCAAAGCGCAGAGCTGACGTCGACGCTGATCGACACCGCGCAGAAGCACAACGCGAAGCTGAAGGACGAACCGCAGGCCAAGGACTTGCCCGTGCCCCAGGCACAGAAGGCCCTGCGGGAGAGCATCGAGACGACCGATCAGCGCGGCGACGCCGGCAGCGGCGACCAGGCGATCGGCGGCGGCGCGGGGGCCGTCAAGGCCTGGAGCCGACCCGACCTGTTGGTGAGCGCGCCTGCCGGGGTGGGGCTGTACAGCCCGGCGAACACGATTTTCAGCGCGGGCAACACTGCCAGCTGGGTGGCGGGGCAAGACATCACCCACAACGCCCAGCGCCACCACAGCATCGCGGTGCAAGGTGGCATCAGCTGGTTCACCTACGGCAAGGCGAGCGACCCGAGCAAGCCGAACCAGGAGACCGGCATCATGCTGCACGCCGCGAGCGGCAGCGTGAGCAGCCAGAGCCAGAGCGGCGCTACCAAGCTGACAGCGGACAAGGCGGTGGAGGTCAGCAGCACTCAAGCGGCCATTCAGATGGGCGCGCCAAAACACATCCTGCTGACGGCGGGCGGCTCGTCGATTCGGATCGAAGGCGGCGACATCACGTTGACAACGCCGGGTGCGGCGCAGTTCAAGGCGAGCATGAAGGAGTTGACGGGGCCTGCGAACGCGAGTTCCAGCGCCGACCTCCCCGCTCCTCAGTCCGTCCCTCCTTGCGGCCAGCAGCAGGCGGAGAGCGTGTCGAATGGAGCTGCGCTGCTATGACGGGCGAGAGCGCCCCGCCCTCGGCGGCTCCCGTCGCCAGTCGTTTGGACCAGGGTCAGAGCAAGCCCAAGTTCCTGAGCCAGACGCCTCTGCCGGTGCTGCAAGGTCTTCCCCTCTATGCACTGATCGACCCGTTCTTAGGCGAGCCCCACCTTCTCGCTGGCGCATCGACTAGCGCGACGGACCTGGATGACTTGCAGGCGGCGCGGCGTTCGGCCTGGAAGCGGGCGGTGTGGGTCGCTCGTGACCCATCTCCACGCGTGGAGGCGGATCGGATGCCGTATGTCGTGCAGCTGGAAGGCGCTGATGATCCCTTGGTGGAGTTGCTGGTCCAGGGCGCAGCGATGGAAGCGCAACAGGCTTCGGAGACGTCTATCGGCAAGCTCGGCATCGGCGCCCTCATCGAGACGCCGCTGGATGGCCAACGGCTCATGCAGCGCATCGAGCAAATGACCACCGTCATGGTGCGTGGAAGGCCGCGCTACTTGCGGTTGGCCGACCCGCGTGTCTTCGAACTGCTGGTTCACTTGTTGTCGGCGCGTCACTTGGCCGAGTGGCTCGGGCCTGTCGGCAGATGGCATCTACGTCTTCGAAACGGCACATGGGGCTGCTGCCTGGGCTTGGCTGACGATGCTTTCCTGTCCACCGAAGCCGAACTGTACGGTCGCCGGCAAAGGGTCGAGGAGCTGTTGACCAAGCCGGCTCGGCTTCTCCTCAGCGTTGAGCAAGAGGCCCGCCTGTTGGATGGCGAAGCGGTCTCGCTAACACTCGCCGTGCTCCAACGCGAGTTGGCGGATGTGCCGGACCATGCACATGAGGCCGCCTGGACAGCCTGCGAGCAGGCTGCGGCCGTGGGGTTGACGGACTTGAACGATCGTGTGAGCTATGCCTGGCGCGCGGCTCTCGGTCGACCCGTCAACGGCACAACGCGGGGCCGCGAAGCGATTGACGCCGCAAAGAGGAATCCGGGAAGTTTGGAAGAACGGCTCTGGGAACTGGATGCAGATTCCCAGCAGGGCACAAGCAGCGATGACGCGCGCGCTTAGAAGCGCCGAAGACCAGAGATCAACATGAGCACCGAAACCTGCAAGGCCTGCGAGAACAGCGGCCTGCCGATCCTCTTCCTGTATCACAGTGCGGTTGCCAAGGACGCGGCGTTCGCCCCACTCAATGCCGCCAAGCTCAAAGAGCACGACGCATCGGTGAAGGAGGTCGGCCTCCCGCCCTTGAAGTACGCCCGTTATGTACTGCGCACCTTGCGGCCGGGAATGTACTTGCACGTGTACCACGAGACGCCGCCGCGAGCTTTGAAGTTGGCGGCAGCACGGCGGCAAGCAGGCGGGAAGGCTGGCGCAGCAGACCCCGATGCAGCTCATTGGGAAGTGTTCCGTGTGCTGCCAAACGGAGCCCTCGTCCCTGAGGGACACCCGCATTTCGTGACCGGCGAAGCCTTCGCTTGCCGACGTGACGGAGGCTCCCACCTCCTGACGACCGTGACCTATCGTCTCCAGGACGCGCATGCAGCAACTGGGTTGTGGGTTGCCGTGGGCGCCAACCTGTGGGACCGGAAGTTGCGGGCACAAAACAAGATGAAGCCCGAGGTGATGCAGCGCATCGACATCGCGAAGGCGCGCACCGCTGGGGAGAGTTACGTTCGCCCGACGGCCCAGTGGCTCGCGGAACACGTCGCGGACTTCGCGTTGTTTGACCTGCAGCACGCGAAGCGCAACTCAACGTCTGTCCTCGCGCCCCTCTCCAACCTCGAAGAGATGCTCTGCCAGCGCATGCTTGCGCTGTCCGCGGGGCACCCGCTCACCAAAGGCAAGGGTTTCGTGTTCCCCTTGCGCGACCCTGTCGGAACCGCAGAGGCGTTGTCGGACATCGCACGCGCCCGATATCAACAGGGGTTGGACTACTCGTACTCCCAGCGGCATCCATTGGGAGCCCTGGCCGGGATCGAGTTCATCCGCAAGCGCGTCTATGGTGTACAGCTCGCGACCCTGCACGAACAGTCACCGCTGCGTTCGACCGACCTCGTTGACGCCAAGCACCGCCCGCTGATCGACCCCGCATACCAGCGTGAAATACCGTCGTCCGGAGAGATGCCTCAATGGGTCCGCCTCGGCACCGTGCGCCTTGAGAACTTTCAGCTGGATCGCAAGCCAGGTGGAGAGCTTCCGAACAGCGCACGTTGGTTGCAATTGAAGGGGATGCCGCAGTACGGCATCGTCATCGCTCCCGCGGCAGACATGGCCCAGCTCAAGGCGAAAAAGTCCACCCAGAAGATGGACCGGCTGCACAAACGGGATGAAGTCGAGCAATTCGTTTCCAGCTTCAAGGACAAAATCGACGCCTACAACAAGCTGGTGAGCCAGCATGATGAGGACAGAGCGCAGCTGCTGACCGCGGCAGCGCTTTGCACCTACTTCCGCCGGCATTTCGATCCCTCGGATCCCAATCCACTCGGGGCAACGCGTACACCGGGTATCGAGTACATGCGCGAGGTCAGCAAATCCCTGATCGGTTGGGGGGGCGTGAGCGCCGGGTTGGAGCGGGCTGTCCGGAAGCTGCTGCTGACGGAAGACATCGAGGGAGATGACGGCTGGGTCTGGCGCGGTCTGGTCGCCAACGACGATGGCTTGTTCGGAACTTTGAGATCGTTCACCGGGAGCCAAGCAAAGTGGTGGACAGATGAGGAAGCCAAGCTCGACAAGACGTACGACACGGTCAAAGGACTCCTGACGGATGCTGACTTCGGTCCCAAAGTGAGCTGGGCCACGGGTGCCGGCGCAGGCTTGAGTTTCGGCATCATGGGCGCCGTCGCCGGTGCGGCGACGCACTTGGCCTTCTCGGCGGCAGAGAAACTGGGGCCGGCGGGTGCGGTTCAATCCGTCAAGGCCTCTGCACAGGCAGCGGCCCAGAAAGTGGAAAGCGCCACGCAGAAGGCAGCGGACTTCTTCTCCAGCAAGGAGGCCGCCCTCGCGAACAACGTGCAGGCCTGGTGTCACCAGCAAAAGCTGATACTCGACGGCGCGCTGAACAAGAAGCCGCCTGCGAGGCCCCTCTATGCTCGCGTCCAAGTGACGTTTGCCGAGGCCCTGGATCTCTTCGTCGACATGGAGAGGCAGGGAACGACGCTGAACGAGAAGAACCGCAAGCTCAAGGAGCGGATCCAGGCGATGCCGGCTGACGTTCGCGACCAGAAGATCTCCCTCGACTTTTTGACAAGCGACGTTGACCTTCAGGACGCGAAGAACGTTCGGGGCCTTGCCGGTCAGGCACAACAAATTGGGGTGAACTTCCGCGGTTCTGCCGGCATTCCGGTGCAGATGCTCACCGTCGATCAGCTCGGGCAGCTTTACCGAAAGGCCCATCGCTTCGACGCGCTGAAGAGCGGCGTCCTCCGTCTGGCCGACCTCGTCGAGCGTCAGACCTCGCGGATGACGACGGGGGCCATCAAAGTTGCGGTTTTGCCCGGCAAGGCGGCCGCGGGGGCCGTTCGTGGCGCCGTCGATCCCGAGTCACGTCTGTCGATCTTTGGTGCGTTTCTTCAATGGAGGCTCCACGAGGTCAACCAAGGGAAAATTGAAGCCCTTGTCGAGCGTCTGGAGAAAACGCCCAACCTGTCGCCGGAGCAACGGGAGGCGATTGAGGACGCGATCGCCATGACGCGCGTGGGCATGTGGGATAACAAGTGCGGTATCACGGGCGGCGTGGCGGAAGTGGTGGCGACAGGCGCGAGCAATTTGAGACTCGTTGGCACGGCGGCTTTGGCGACGACCACTGCGGCGGTCCTCGGAGCTTGCGGGAACGTGTTGAATGCCACCCAAAATTTCATGAAGGCATTCGGCAAACGGGCTGATGGGGATACCCCGTTTGCTATAGCTTACGCGGCCGTCGGGGCGGCATACATGTTAGCGGCAGTTGGATCTGCGGGCGCGGGCGTCGAGGTCGCCGCTTACTGGCTCGCCAGGCGAGGTCTTCTCCAAGGCTCGATCAGAGGCGCGACGGGTATTGCAGGTACCGCGATGCGGCTCCGCGGGCTCAGCTTCACTGGCTGGGGTTTGGTATTGACCGTCGTGGCGTTTGCCGGAGAAGGAATCGTTGTGTACTTTGATAGGACGGCGCTTGAGCTTTGGGTTGAAAACTGCTACTTCGGGACCAAACCCAAGTATCGCCGTGTCGGGGAGTCACGCCCCAATCCCGAGGCGTGGGAGTCTGAGGCCAAAGACTTCGAGAGCGCGCTGAAAAAGGCGGAAGCGGACGGAGCAGCCTCGGTATGACAACGTACATCAGACGACGCGCCGCCGATCTGCGCCCCGGTGCCCCAAACACTAACGATCTCGGGGAGAGTGAATCGAAGCGGCTTCAGAAAGGGAAAGCCGCCTCCGACAGTCCTCGCACACTGGGCCTCCTGCATGCGGTATACCAGCATGCGATTGCATTGGAAGCGGCATCGACCCGGACAAGAGGCATTGTGAGTGTTTTTGCTTTGGTGTTTGTTCCCGTTGCGATTCTCGGTCTGCTTTTCTTCGATCTGTCCGTTGGTCTGACACAAGACAGTATCAGGGAAGGATCTGCTTTGCTCGCACTTGCGTCGCTTGTATTGGCGGCGGTGAGTCTGCTGATTTTCTTCTGTGCTTTGACTGGTGCAATTCGCGCTTTTCGGATTGACTTATTCAGTCCGCTTCAAATGCCCATTCTGTTCAACGCGAAGACGCGCAAGGTGTACCGGTTCATACAAGATATGCCCGGAACAAACTTCAGCACGGCTCTAGTGAACATGAAGTACTGGCCGGGCGTTTTCAAGCGTTGGCCGTTGATCCTGGTTGAGTATGATTGGGATTGCTTGGAAGCAGAACATGCCAAGGAAACACGCGTCAGCGGAAATGTCGTGCAAACCTTGCACGAACTGAGGTTTATTGCAAAGGAGTCGCCGGGTAGTGGCGGCGTGGTCGATGGCTTCACGGTGGCCTCGCCGCTTATGCTGGGGTCGGAGACATGGCCTGAGCTGTGGGAGTTCATCCGGCGCTATATGGAAGAGCAGAGCCTGGCGGCCCTCGACAACGAGTCGTTCGCCCCCGAGCCACCGAAGACCCTATTTCAGGCTGCAAACGCTGTAGCGCCCGCTGGTTGGTTCTGGGCTGTCGCGGGCGGCATCGGCACCGCTTGGATTGCCTGGCGGTCGGGGATTCCGGAAGGGAGCCTTGCGTCAATCACATGGTTCCTGTTTGCGGTGTTTAGCGGCCTGACCCTTGTGATCATCATGTTCAACTGGCTTGCTCACCGCTTGGCTCCCCGAGTAGAGCTGCCGGCGGACCTCCTGGCAGAAGCTGGGAGTCCCATTGAGCGGTCCGAACTCACGATAAAGACGGCCGCGAAGTAAGAACTGACAGCTCCTAGGCGGCATGTGCTTATTACCTAGTGCGAGCTGAAAATGCATGCGGCCAACTTTTTGGCAACAAACGAAAACTCCGAAAAAAGAGTCCAGGTCCGTCGGTCGACGGTTCAGTGAAGAAAGGCGAAGCAGTCGGAGTGTGTCGGTATGACCAACTACATCAGGCGTCGCGCTTCCGGGCAGCATCGCAGCAAGGCCGCCAATCTCGAACCGGACTCTAGCGAGGTGAATCGGCTCGACAAGCGTAAGTCTGTCTCCGACACGCCTCGCTCGCTTGGCCTTCTCCAAGGGATCTACGAGCACGCCCTTGCATTGGAGGCCGCACCTACCCGAACAAGAGGCATGGCGAGCGTTATCGCCTTGTTGTTTGTACCCGCTGCAATACTCGGTCTACTGTTTCTTGATGGCTCCACTGACTTGCTGGGGGACAACATCAGGGATCGAGCCGTTATTGGCGTGCTTCTATCGCTTGTGCTGGCGATTGTGAGCCTACTGCTTTTCCTGGGTGCGGTGACCGGTGCCATTCTGGCTTTTCGAATCGATTTGTTCAGCCCGCTTCAGATGCCCATCCTGTTCAACCGGAAGACGCGCAAAGTATATCGGTTCATACAAGATATGCCGGGCACCCACTTCAGCACTGCTTTCGTGAACATGAAGTATTGGCCGGGGGTTTTCAAGCGGTGGCCATTGATCCTCGTCGAATACGACTGGGATTGCTTGGAAGCAGAGTACACCAAGGAAACCCGCCTCAGCGGAAACGTCGTCCAGACCCTGGACGAGTTGAGGTTCGTTGCGAAGGAGTCGCGAAGGGGCGTGCGCGTCGTCGACGGTTTTACCGTGGCGTCCCCGCTTATGTTGGGTTCCGAAACTTCGCCTCAGCTCTGGGAGTTCATCCGGCGCTACATGGAAGAGCAGAGCCTGGCGGCCCTCGACGACGAATCGTTCGCACCCGAGCCGCCCACGACCCTGTTTCAGGCTGCAAAGGCTGTAGCGCCGGCGGGTTGGATCTGGGCTGTCGCGGGAAGCGCCGGCACCGCTTGGATTGCCTGGCGATCGGGAATTCCCGAGGGGAGCTTCGCGGCGATTACATGGTTCCTTTTTGCTGTGTTTAGCGGCCTGACGCTTGTGATCATCATGTTCAACTGGCTCGCTCATCGCTTTGCTCCCCAAGTAGAACTGCCGGCGGACCTCCTTGCAGAAGCGGGGAGTCCCATCGAGCGGTCCGAACTCACGACAAAGGCGGCCGCCAAGTAAGAACTAAGACTTGAGGCGGAACAAGAGAGCGTCGCCGTCCTGGCGCGACCCCCAGTTGAAGAAGGCCGAACTAGACGGAGCAGCATCCGTATGACGGATTACATTAGGCGGCGCGCCGCGGAGTTGCACAACGCCTCACGGGAGAGTCCAGATCTCGAAGCGTCCAAAGCGAAGCGGCTTGATAAGCGGAAATCAGCGTCGGACACGCCCCGTTCGCTCGGCCTTCTTCAACAGGTCTACGAACGCGCCATTTCGTTGGAGGCTGCACCGACGCGGACAAGAGGTATAGCAAGCGTCCTTGCATTGCTGTTCGTTCCAGGCGCGATTCTCGGCATACTTCTACTAGATGCATCCATTGAGTTTCTGCTGCGAGACATTAGAAACCAGCGCGTTGGTTGGGCGGTTCTATCGGTTGCAATGACGGCTGGGAGCCTGCTGCTTTTCTTGTTCTCGCTAACGGGCGCGATAAGAACTTTCAGAATTGATCTACTCAGTCCGCTTGAAATGCCTATCCTGTTCATTAGGAAGGCACGCAAGGTATACCGATTCGTTCAAAAAATGCCGGGTGACCACTTCAGCAAGGCTTTTGTCAACGTGAGGTACTGGCCGGGAGTTTTTAAGCGGTGGCCATTGATTCTTGTTGAATATGACTGGGATTGCTTGGAGGCAGAGTACGCTAAGGAGACGCGGTTCAGCGGAAATGTCGTTCAAACCTTGCACGAACTGAGGTTTGTTGCCAAAGAGTCGCGTAGTAGCGCACGGATCGTCGACGGTTTCACGGTCGGGCCTCCACTCACATTGGGTTCGCAGACCTGGGCTGAACTCTGGGAGTTCATCCGGCGCTATATGGAAGAGCAAACTCTCGCAACTCTCGACGCCGATTCGTTTGCGCCCTAGCCGCCGAAGACCCTATTTCAGGCTGCAAATGCCGTCGCGCCGGCCGGGTGGATCTGGGCTACCGCGGGGAGCGCAGTCACCGCCTGGATTGCCTTGCGCTCGGGGATTCCGGAAGGAAGCCTCGCGGCAATCACGTGGTTCCTGTTTGCCGTGTTTAGCAATGTGCTCCTGATGATCATTGTTTTCAACTGGATCGCCCACCGCCTGGCTCCGAGGGTAGAGTTGCCCCCCGACATTCTGGCGGAAGCCGGAGTTCCGGTTGAGGCGTCAAAGATGGCGACAAAGGTAGGGTGAATTGGACTGGGGACGGTCTTGGTTTCTCTGTGGCGAAAGGCCCAATTTGCAAAGGCCGGGTGCAGGGGCCCAAATCCGCCGGTCGAGGTTTAGTGAAAAAGCCCAAACAGTCGGAGTGGCGTCGGTATGACCAACTACATCAGGCGTCGCGCTTCCGAGCAGCATCCCAGCGGGGCCGGCAATCTTGAACCCGACTCTAGCGAGGTGAATCGGCTCGACAAGCGGAAGGCGACTTCCGCCACCCCCCGCTCACTCGGCCTCCTCCAGCGCGTATACGAGCAAGCCATTGCGTTGGAAGCCGCGAGCACCCGGACCAGAGGGATCGCCAGTGTCATGGCGTTGATGTTGATTCCGGTGGGTGTTCTCGGTCTACTTCTGCTCGATGGATCAGTTGAGCTGGTGCGAGACAGCATCAGGGATAAAACTATTGGGGCCGCGATCCTCGCACTCGCCGTGGGAGTTGTAAGCCTGCTACTTTTCTTGTTTTCATTGACGGCAGGCATAAGAACCTTGCGGATCGACTTGTTCAGTCCGCTTGGGATGCCCATCTTGTTGAACAGGAAGACCGGCAAGGTGTACCGATTCATACAAGATATGCCTGGCACGGACTTCAGGACCGCTTTGGTGAACATGAAGTACTGGCCGGGGGTTTTCAAGCCATGGCCGTTGATCCTCATCGAATACGATTGGGATTGCTTGGAGGCAGAATACGCTAAAGAGACGCGCCTGAGCGGAAACGTCGTCCA from Caldimonas brevitalea encodes the following:
- a CDS encoding type VI secretion system Vgr family protein; protein product: MTDLSFLPAAIQALLAGYTQNDRLLHLHTLLGPNVLLAERMALTESIGPSGPDCGFKLELTALSADTHLELKQLIGQPVLLELLTQASRTALRPFHGQVTGFSLLGADGGLARYRLTVEPWLAFLAHRHDSRTFQSRTVMEIVEAVFAGYQGQGALAPAWRWDLADRAAYPQRSLCTQYQESDLAFIERLLREEGLFYWWEHTGDAGSKTLGQHVLVIADHNGACKPNRQPRVRYTQPGATMKEDSLRSWHGERRVTTQAVSMASWDYRSTQLRPVSAAALHPAGGIATECQDVPGVYAYEDSHQGQRLAQRQQEALDARGRLYYGEGTVRTFAPGSVITVLDHPHHTGEDKDRFVLLRAEHRARSNVSADHRAMLQDLLPGLLGTEKEDSGATKAGSLANDGDEPLYSVKVVALPATVVVRAPALDAALSPHAGLDSVVQHPRPTVTGTQTAIVVGLGAPIHTDRDHRIKVQFHWQRGAQGSHRLQVQGVDNAPASDASGTWVRVATSVAGANWGSVFTPRVGQEVLVAFLDGDIDRPVVIGSLYNGVGQDNAQGNQVNGGAAGATGNAPAWFPGSQAAGQHQGHQHAAVMTGLKTQELSASQSGAGGYNQLVFDDTPGQGRIQLASTQHRSQLNLGHALNQNDNQRLHPRGHGSELVTEASGALRAGSGLLISAEARAAGSTGGTAQLDTREAEQQLQQSAELTSTLIDTAQKHNAKLKDEPQAKDLPVPQAQKALRESIETTDQRGDAGSGDQAIGGGAGAVKAWSRPDLLVSAPAGVGLYSPANTIFSAGNTASWVAGQDITHNAQRHHSIAVQGGISWFTYGKASDPSKPNQETGIMLHAASGSVSSQSQSGATKLTADKAVEVSSTQAAIQMGAPKHILLTAGGSSIRIEGGDITLTTPGAAQFKASMKELTGPANASSSADLPAPQSVPPCGQQQAESVSNGAALL
- a CDS encoding DUF4123 domain-containing protein encodes the protein MTGESAPPSAAPVASRLDQGQSKPKFLSQTPLPVLQGLPLYALIDPFLGEPHLLAGASTSATDLDDLQAARRSAWKRAVWVARDPSPRVEADRMPYVVQLEGADDPLVELLVQGAAMEAQQASETSIGKLGIGALIETPLDGQRLMQRIEQMTTVMVRGRPRYLRLADPRVFELLVHLLSARHLAEWLGPVGRWHLRLRNGTWGCCLGLADDAFLSTEAELYGRRQRVEELLTKPARLLLSVEQEARLLDGEAVSLTLAVLQRELADVPDHAHEAAWTACEQAAAVGLTDLNDRVSYAWRAALGRPVNGTTRGREAIDAAKRNPGSLEERLWELDADSQQGTSSDDARA
- a CDS encoding T6SS effector BTH_I2691 family protein, which produces MSTETCKACENSGLPILFLYHSAVAKDAAFAPLNAAKLKEHDASVKEVGLPPLKYARYVLRTLRPGMYLHVYHETPPRALKLAAARRQAGGKAGAADPDAAHWEVFRVLPNGALVPEGHPHFVTGEAFACRRDGGSHLLTTVTYRLQDAHAATGLWVAVGANLWDRKLRAQNKMKPEVMQRIDIAKARTAGESYVRPTAQWLAEHVADFALFDLQHAKRNSTSVLAPLSNLEEMLCQRMLALSAGHPLTKGKGFVFPLRDPVGTAEALSDIARARYQQGLDYSYSQRHPLGALAGIEFIRKRVYGVQLATLHEQSPLRSTDLVDAKHRPLIDPAYQREIPSSGEMPQWVRLGTVRLENFQLDRKPGGELPNSARWLQLKGMPQYGIVIAPAADMAQLKAKKSTQKMDRLHKRDEVEQFVSSFKDKIDAYNKLVSQHDEDRAQLLTAAALCTYFRRHFDPSDPNPLGATRTPGIEYMREVSKSLIGWGGVSAGLERAVRKLLLTEDIEGDDGWVWRGLVANDDGLFGTLRSFTGSQAKWWTDEEAKLDKTYDTVKGLLTDADFGPKVSWATGAGAGLSFGIMGAVAGAATHLAFSAAEKLGPAGAVQSVKASAQAAAQKVESATQKAADFFSSKEAALANNVQAWCHQQKLILDGALNKKPPARPLYARVQVTFAEALDLFVDMERQGTTLNEKNRKLKERIQAMPADVRDQKISLDFLTSDVDLQDAKNVRGLAGQAQQIGVNFRGSAGIPVQMLTVDQLGQLYRKAHRFDALKSGVLRLADLVERQTSRMTTGAIKVAVLPGKAAAGAVRGAVDPESRLSIFGAFLQWRLHEVNQGKIEALVERLEKTPNLSPEQREAIEDAIAMTRVGMWDNKCGITGGVAEVVATGASNLRLVGTAALATTTAAVLGACGNVLNATQNFMKAFGKRADGDTPFAIAYAAVGAAYMLAAVGSAGAGVEVAAYWLARRGLLQGSIRGATGIAGTAMRLRGLSFTGWGLVLTVVAFAGEGIVVYFDRTALELWVENCYFGTKPKYRRVGESRPNPEAWESEAKDFESALKKAEADGAASV
- a CDS encoding DUF6708 domain-containing protein — protein: MTTYIRRRAADLRPGAPNTNDLGESESKRLQKGKAASDSPRTLGLLHAVYQHAIALEAASTRTRGIVSVFALVFVPVAILGLLFFDLSVGLTQDSIREGSALLALASLVLAAVSLLIFFCALTGAIRAFRIDLFSPLQMPILFNAKTRKVYRFIQDMPGTNFSTALVNMKYWPGVFKRWPLILVEYDWDCLEAEHAKETRVSGNVVQTLHELRFIAKESPGSGGVVDGFTVASPLMLGSETWPELWEFIRRYMEEQSLAALDNESFAPEPPKTLFQAANAVAPAGWFWAVAGGIGTAWIAWRSGIPEGSLASITWFLFAVFSGLTLVIIMFNWLAHRLAPRVELPADLLAEAGSPIERSELTIKTAAK